TGTTTCCAATGCATTACCTGTATTTTAATTGAATGTAGATCTAACCAGTATTATGTCCAGCTATGCGTGTACGAAAAATTTGGTGCTTTATATATCTTTCTGTGTGTACAGGGGATATTCAACCTTTGCAATCATAAACCTTTGTTCAAGGTATCATGAGGCTGCGAAATGCTTGAAAGTCTTCCTGGGAAAGATTCTTGGAAAGCAAGCATGGGATACTTGATCCGCAAGACACAGTCTCCAGATTGCCTGAAAATGTACTTCAACATATCATGTCTTTTCTTCCGCCATTAGACAAAGATAATGTTCGTTTTCTATCGAGAGAATGGCGCCGACGAAATGCGCAAAACCAAACAGTGCTCTGGCTGACTAAGCAGCGGTTAAACGAGTTGGAATTTCCAAAGGTTTTGAATGATGAGTTCCACTCAGTAGATGATTAAATGCCTGGGGATGAGAAACCTGAAGCTTGTGAATTTTAAGCTATTAATTGTTCACTTGAACCGCTGTGGAAGCTTGAAGAATTTGTACCTCAACACACCAAATCTTAAAACTTTATACTTCCATGGACCGCGTGGCAAACCATGCACGATTGAGCTTATTAATTGCAAAAAGTTAATGAATTTGCATTTAGTTGGGGTTGCTATGAACACTACGATGTTCGTAAACTGCAACGAAAGTTTTCCGCTTCTTCAGATGTTGACACTTGCTGGCTGTGCTATGAGTGGATGTATTAACATCTCAAGTAATTCTCTCCACGAGTTATGGTTTATTGGATTCAATAAGCCCATGGGTCTCACCATTGATGCCCCAAACGTATCATCTTTCAAGTACAATGGCATAGCTCCTTATCAAAACATCAACTTACCCCGTGTTGCTATAGCTTATGTTGAGCTATATCCTAATCTGAACCAAAAGCGTGAATGTTATTTTAGAATGTGGCCCAATCAGTTATAATTCAAGATTCTAAAAGAAAAGATTGGGCATTTGATTTTAGAATGTGGCCCAATAAGTAGTACAATTTCCCGATATGAACATAGGGTTTTTTTAAGTTAGCGATTTATGTGTTGGTGTAGGGTGTGATGCAGCTGATGGGTTTTTAAGTGATTGGTGGGGGGTATTCTGGGACCATTATACTTCAAAGACACATGCTGATTCTAATGCTGGTCAGGATATATCCCGGAATCCTCTGCGCAGGTGATCATTAATGGTAATCGAGTTGATCTCTGCGCTTGTGTGCTTGTAGATTAATGTATATTGTATGTAATTGTGCATATGTTATGTAGGCTCAAGCTGATTTTCAGGGCCTGTCTCAAGCCCAGGCCCAGACTGAGATTCTGGCTCATGTGTGGACTTTAGACAACAATGGGATGTTAGGTTTGGATCCTTATGCTGGTACATTGGGACCAATATGGTACAAGAATACTATGCTAACAATGTGAACATGCTGAGTGAGCCTATGCTGACTTCTACATGgaatgatgatcagtttgctgGAAAAGGAGGTCCCTGAAGGTCTAATCACAGGTGGCAGTAGAAAACAAAGTCAATGGTGGCTTTTACTGACACTAGTTTACTGGAAAAAGGAGCTCCCTGAAGGTCTAATCACTCTTGAAGATAATCCTTTCTTCTATCTCAACAATATGGTGTAATTGGTTCATGTCATTCAAAACTAGAAACAAGTGTAGACGGTGTTTGTTTTTACCGCGAATACAATTGGCAAACTTAAGTTTTCACCTCCTTAAAGCACTACTAGAAAACAGCCAGATTACGACAAGCATATTTGTAGCAAATCTGTGGAAAATTGGCCTTAGCTACATATTTGCGACAAAACAGGTTCGTGTGAAAAATACTTGTCGGAAAGTATGATTGCAACAAAACTACCACAAAATTTGCTACAACTTTCCGACAAATTACAACCATCGCAAGATTTTTCACAAAATTCTGACAATTTTTTTTAAAGCCTTTTCCACCATTTTTCGACAAATTTGTCACAAATCCCACTTTTAACATACTTTATAATAATTTAAGAAAACAATTAATTAAAAAACCATTTTCAACAAACTTCCTACATATTCTAAAAACTGTTTAGACAAATTTCCTaccaattttagatttttttgcgAGACGGTACCTACAAATTTCCTACAGAAATAAAGTTACCAGATTCCGACAAATTTGcgacattttttttaatataatcagattttctttttttttttttttttttgcaaaaaattgcagaaaaattttagaaaatagaAAAAACCTGTACACAATATTTAAATATGAATACCAAAAATCCTAATGAAAAGTGCGTTTCATATTACAAAATTAATACAATCTTAACGTTTCAAAATGTAATACAAAACCAAAGTTAATATGAAAACGCGCTTTTGTAATAATAACCAAAAATTTCTAATGAAAAGCGTGTTTTCATATTACAAAACTAATATGATCTTAAAATTTCAAAATGTAACACAAACCGAAAGTTAATATGAAAACGCGCTTTTGTAATATGaaaagtttgttttcatattaCAAAATGAACACGATCTTTACTTTTTTCTTGAACTATTCATCATTTCTTCTATCTTTTTTTGCCATACTGCATTTGCGGCCCGCTCCCGTTCACGCTCGGCATGCTCTTGTTCCTGCTCTTGTTCCCTTTGTGCTAAAGGCGCTTCCATATTTTTTGGGCCTCTCTTTCTTTTTCCAACTCCGCTTGAACTTTCGTAAGCTAGAATTCATCAAAGTAGACATTATTAATACATATTAACAAAAAAACAAATTGTAACATTAAACACATATTTAGGGGCGTTATCATGTGCAAGGGCATTATCGTAAATAACCATAAAACAGGCAAATTGTTCAGTAAAAACAACATCGGCAAAAAATGGGTTAACGACGTGTACGTTGTCAGTTAACGACATGTACGTTGCTTATAAGGTTTTTTGAGCGAAAAATCGGCAAAAAAATGTAGGTTTAATTCAGCGAAAAAACACCAAAAACAGCAGGTTTTTAACAgcaaaaaaagtaaaaaaaaaaaaaaagttcagGTTATTTCCgcaaaaaaaagcctaaaaactgCAGGTTTTTTTCAGCAAAGAATCCGCCAAAAATGCAGGTTTTTATCATCAAAAAATTGAAGGATTGTTCAGCCAAAAAAGGCCAAAAATCTGCAGgttttttcagcaaaaaaaaaacccaaaaaaatgcAGGTTTTTATCatcaaaaaatatcaaaaaagTGCAGGTTCTTTCAGCTAAAAACGGCCTAACAACTGTAGGTTCtttcagcaaaaaaaaatatCCAAAAATGTAGATTTTTCAGCAAAAAGAAACGCCAAAAATGTATATTTTTCAGCAAAAACCGTCAAAAAAAGTGCAGCGTTCTAGAGCGTTCTACAGGTTTTTTCGGCACTGCAGCGATCCGGTTTTTTCTGCAATTTTTATTGACCGGTTTTTTGGATCACCTTAATTATACTAGGCAACATTCAGAAATACAATCATTAACTAACAATGCAAAAATTCCTAAATATACCGGCTTTAACCCATGCCATAACCCAATGTCCGTGTAAGCCTAAAAAGGTTTAACAAGTTTCTAACACGTTGTACTCTTTTAGCATTGTACTACCATATGAGAGCAACAAGCCAACAAATATCATAAACCTAAAACTTTAAATAATTGCAGTTCTATATGTGAAGACTAACGTGTCAATCTAAAAAAACAACAATAATGATAATACCTCTTGTAACTGCCTGGCATCATCATATCACGCATAAGTTGTGGAAGATGGTGTGCCGATCAGCG
This is a stretch of genomic DNA from Helianthus annuus cultivar XRQ/B chromosome 16, HanXRQr2.0-SUNRISE, whole genome shotgun sequence. It encodes these proteins:
- the LOC110917596 gene encoding uncharacterized protein LOC110917596, which encodes MIKCLGMRNLKLVNFKLLIVHLNRCGSLKNLYLNTPNLKTLYFHGPRGKPCTIELINCKKLMNLHLVGVAMNTTMFVNCNESFPLLQMLTLAGCAMSGCINISRCDAADGFLSDWWGVFWDHYTSKTHADSNAGQDISRNPLRRLKLIFRACLKPRPRLRFWLMCGL